A region of Kribbella sp. NBC_01245 DNA encodes the following proteins:
- a CDS encoding PspC domain-containing protein has translation MEQNSSGRGPAGGFDPQRLREVQNWRRSRSDRLVAGVCSGIGRALDIDPVLIRVVIGVLIVLGPGLPLYLAAWLLMPQDGTDRSVAQDVLGDRVRTDHPWLWPTVIGIGVFIAIGIASSVDSGPFKLGPIVVIGVIWYVFFYKKKGARQSPVPPTTPPAAPVRPQDSQRPQDTTRTSVQPVWTEDDPLGLYVDEAPAPRPAQPAVRANPGLRIVKPLVLSATLLAIAIAWIAQASLPLMLAIGLATLGLGMLVGGFAGKTLGLLPVGILLAVGVAATQVFPTVPRVRDLNYVASPETPITATTPAFQVDAGSIRIDLTKAKFEKGAKISASGKAGEIVVQLPKNVDVTGVGQVKMGHVQAFDRDKGGYQAELTFSDLGADKVAGPDSVELDLDLTTGSIVVERP, from the coding sequence AGCCGGTCGGATCGCCTCGTCGCCGGTGTGTGCAGCGGGATCGGCCGCGCGCTGGACATCGACCCGGTCCTGATCCGGGTCGTGATCGGCGTGCTGATCGTGCTCGGCCCCGGTCTGCCGTTGTACCTGGCCGCCTGGCTGCTGATGCCCCAGGACGGTACGGATCGCTCGGTCGCGCAGGACGTGCTCGGCGATCGCGTCCGCACCGACCACCCGTGGCTGTGGCCGACGGTGATCGGTATCGGTGTCTTCATCGCGATCGGGATCGCGTCGTCGGTCGACTCGGGCCCGTTCAAACTCGGCCCCATCGTCGTCATCGGCGTGATCTGGTACGTCTTCTTCTACAAGAAAAAGGGCGCTCGCCAGTCCCCCGTGCCGCCGACAACGCCTCCAGCCGCTCCGGTGCGACCGCAGGACAGCCAGCGCCCCCAGGACACCACTCGTACGTCGGTGCAGCCCGTCTGGACCGAGGACGACCCGCTAGGCCTGTACGTCGACGAAGCGCCCGCGCCACGCCCGGCCCAACCCGCCGTACGGGCGAATCCGGGTCTGCGGATCGTCAAGCCGTTGGTGTTGTCCGCCACCCTGCTCGCGATCGCCATCGCCTGGATCGCGCAGGCGTCGTTGCCGTTGATGCTGGCGATCGGACTGGCCACGCTCGGCCTCGGCATGCTCGTGGGCGGGTTCGCCGGCAAGACGCTCGGGCTGTTGCCGGTCGGCATCCTGCTGGCCGTTGGCGTCGCCGCGACGCAGGTCTTCCCGACCGTGCCGCGGGTGCGCGACCTGAACTACGTGGCATCGCCGGAGACCCCGATCACGGCGACCACGCCGGCGTTCCAGGTCGACGCCGGCAGCATCCGGATCGACTTGACCAAGGCGAAATTCGAGAAGGGCGCCAAGATCTCCGCGAGCGGTAAGGCCGGGGAGATCGTCGTACAACTGCCGAAGAATGTGGACGTGACGGGCGTCGGACAGGTCAAGATGGGCCACGTGCAAGCCTTCGATCGCGACAAGGGCGGCTACCAGGCCGAGCTGACGTTTTCCGATCTCGGCGCCGACAAGGTGGCCGGGCCCGACTCGGTCGAGCTCGATCTCGATCTCACCACCGGCAGCATTGTGGTGGAGCGGCCATGA
- a CDS encoding cold-shock protein, translating into MVRGTVKWFNADKGYGFLAVDGQDDVFVHWSKIVSDGYKTLDDGQLVEFEVVDGPKGREAQDVKPI; encoded by the coding sequence ATGGTGCGCGGCACCGTGAAGTGGTTCAACGCGGACAAGGGCTACGGCTTCCTCGCGGTCGACGGCCAGGACGACGTGTTCGTCCACTGGAGCAAGATCGTCTCCGACGGCTACAAGACCCTCGACGACGGCCAGCTGGTCGAGTTCGAGGTGGTGGACGGGCCGAAGGGGCGCGAGGCGCAGGACGTCAAGCCGATCTGA
- a CDS encoding L-histidine N(alpha)-methyltransferase produces the protein MSEPVHVIRNLEKALADDDFAWSLLLVGEDQTDKLAALTSDLRAGHSETGDGKQISSGFSYWGIGPTIAWAHAVSDPFYLVMKAGAESFVRHWQKIRPHVAKDGFHFVSLGVGTGQKDRVILEDLRAAKPDLFYIPVDMSSEMLRLGTQEPVRGIRFPMTQVLPVQLDFSLVDNMEELGQMLARLVGDDPLLYTLTGNTLANFDSDEDVLDTIASVLRPQDRLLLEVATTTQINEDAAKAAADEYHRTRAFTEFVTSALRYNTDLPIDLAMVEFRGSVTEDGDALLVKVLFTTDEPLVMGLPDHTDVVLEPGDTIRLYTTRKFSAERLDRLVAACDLTLVENAHSPFRRTRRPSPFGLDLLLLAPKSAQASRRTIADEMWAR, from the coding sequence GTGAGCGAGCCGGTCCACGTGATCCGGAACCTCGAGAAGGCGCTGGCCGACGACGACTTCGCCTGGTCGCTGCTACTCGTCGGTGAGGACCAGACCGACAAACTGGCCGCGCTCACGAGCGATCTGCGCGCCGGTCATTCCGAGACGGGTGACGGTAAGCAGATCAGTTCGGGCTTCTCCTATTGGGGAATCGGCCCGACGATCGCGTGGGCGCATGCCGTCAGCGACCCGTTCTACCTGGTGATGAAGGCGGGCGCGGAGTCGTTCGTCCGGCATTGGCAGAAGATCCGGCCGCATGTCGCGAAGGACGGTTTCCACTTCGTCAGTCTCGGCGTCGGCACCGGCCAGAAGGACCGGGTCATCCTCGAGGATCTGCGCGCGGCGAAACCCGACCTGTTCTACATCCCGGTCGACATGAGCTCGGAGATGCTCCGCCTCGGCACGCAGGAGCCCGTCCGTGGGATCCGCTTCCCGATGACGCAGGTGCTGCCGGTGCAGCTCGACTTCTCCCTCGTCGACAACATGGAAGAGCTCGGCCAGATGCTGGCGCGGCTCGTCGGCGACGACCCGCTGCTCTATACGCTGACCGGTAACACGCTGGCCAACTTCGACAGTGACGAGGATGTTCTCGACACGATCGCCAGCGTGCTCCGGCCGCAGGACCGATTGCTGCTCGAGGTCGCGACCACCACCCAGATCAACGAGGACGCGGCGAAGGCGGCCGCCGACGAGTACCACCGGACCCGGGCGTTCACCGAGTTCGTCACCAGCGCCCTGCGGTACAACACCGATCTCCCCATCGACCTGGCGATGGTCGAGTTCCGCGGCTCCGTCACCGAAGACGGGGACGCGTTGCTGGTGAAGGTCCTGTTCACCACCGACGAGCCGCTGGTGATGGGACTGCCCGACCACACCGACGTCGTGCTCGAACCGGGCGACACGATCCGGCTCTACACCACCCGGAAGTTCTCGGCCGAGCGGCTGGACCGGCTGGTGGCGGCCTGCGATCTCACCCTGGTCGAGAACGCGCACTCCCCGTTCCGCCGGACCCGCCGCCCCTCGCCGTTCGGGCTGGATTTGTTGCTGTTGGCCCCTAAGAGCGCGCAGGCGAGCCGGCGGACCATCGCCGACGAGATGTGGGCGCGTTGA
- a CDS encoding alcohol dehydrogenase catalytic domain-containing protein, whose product MRAILIEEYGVAPVVADVPDPAVSDGGVVLKVEATGLCRSDWHAWQGHDPDIVLPHVPGHELAGTIAAIGPGVTDWAIGDRVTTPFICACGECRECLEGNHQVCPNQLQPGFNYWGSFAEYVALPFAEVNLVRLPEDVDFDTAAGLGCRFATSYRAVHQVGRVQPGEKVVVFGCGGVGLSAVMIAAALGAEVFAVDTNPAALALATTYGAAHVLDSADRLVEITGGGADVTMDALGSNQLVQDALRSLRPRGRHLQVGLLPDGVQLDVSRLIGQELQWLGSHGMAAHAYPEMLDLVADGTLKPADLVTRTIGLAEVPAALAALPTPKATPGVTVIHPWTP is encoded by the coding sequence ATGCGTGCGATCTTGATCGAGGAGTACGGCGTGGCGCCCGTGGTGGCGGACGTTCCGGACCCGGCAGTGTCCGATGGCGGCGTGGTGCTGAAGGTCGAGGCGACCGGGTTGTGCCGGAGCGATTGGCACGCCTGGCAAGGCCACGACCCGGACATCGTGTTGCCGCATGTGCCGGGGCACGAGTTGGCCGGGACGATCGCCGCGATCGGCCCGGGGGTTACCGATTGGGCCATCGGCGATCGGGTCACGACGCCGTTCATCTGTGCCTGCGGCGAATGTCGCGAGTGCCTCGAGGGCAACCACCAGGTCTGCCCGAACCAGCTTCAGCCGGGCTTCAACTATTGGGGTTCGTTCGCGGAGTACGTCGCGTTGCCGTTCGCGGAGGTCAATCTCGTCCGGCTGCCGGAGGACGTCGACTTCGACACCGCGGCGGGCCTCGGTTGCCGGTTCGCTACGTCGTACCGGGCCGTCCATCAGGTCGGCCGGGTCCAGCCGGGGGAGAAGGTCGTCGTCTTCGGTTGCGGTGGCGTCGGGCTCTCCGCGGTGATGATCGCGGCCGCGCTCGGTGCCGAGGTCTTCGCCGTCGACACCAACCCCGCGGCGCTTGCCCTCGCCACCACGTACGGCGCCGCCCACGTCCTCGACTCGGCGGACCGATTGGTGGAGATCACCGGCGGCGGTGCGGACGTGACGATGGACGCGCTCGGCTCGAACCAGCTCGTGCAGGACGCCTTGCGCAGCCTTCGCCCGCGAGGCCGTCACCTTCAGGTAGGCCTGTTGCCGGACGGCGTACAGCTCGATGTGTCGCGGTTGATCGGCCAGGAGTTGCAATGGCTCGGCAGCCACGGCATGGCCGCGCACGCCTATCCCGAGATGCTGGACCTGGTCGCGGACGGCACGCTCAAACCCGCCGACCTCGTCACCCGCACCATCGGCCTCGCCGAAGTCCCAGCGGCCCTAGCCGCCTTACCCACGCCCAAGGCGACCCCCGGCGTTACCGTGATCCACCCCTGGACGCCTTGA
- a CDS encoding FAD-binding oxidoreductase gives MAGIEFLRPGDEGYDESRRVWNAMVDRRPALIARCRETQDVVAAIALARREGLEIGVRCGGHSVVGLAVPEGGLMIDLTPMGAVRVDVERRRAWVQGGALLGALDAATQPHGLATTAGNVSHTGVGGLTLGGGMGWLAREYGLSCDNVLSCEVVTAAGDVVRASAEENAELFWGLRGGGGNFGVVTEFEFQLHETGTRALSVELEFPIADGVADAASAMGRWRDLAATAPRSATYAASVMRGVVTLGFVWVGDPAEGREHARALETLGRPSERRVVELSYLDLQRREDSIEGHAIRRYWKGHYFHELTDSAIDVLLKHDPSVGASLQAYGGAIAEVPDDAMAFSQRATAFEYVGAARWTDPAEDATRIATARESAAGLEPFASGAYVNVLGDDGVAGVRRAYPPAKLARLTALKDAVDPDNLFHLNQNIPPSTAAHS, from the coding sequence ATGGCGGGCATCGAGTTCTTGCGGCCGGGTGACGAGGGGTACGACGAGTCGCGGCGGGTGTGGAACGCCATGGTGGATCGTCGGCCGGCGTTGATCGCCCGTTGCCGGGAGACCCAGGACGTCGTGGCCGCGATCGCGTTGGCTCGTCGCGAGGGTTTGGAGATCGGCGTACGTTGCGGCGGGCATAGCGTGGTCGGGCTGGCGGTGCCCGAGGGTGGGCTGATGATCGACCTGACCCCGATGGGCGCGGTCCGCGTCGACGTGGAACGGCGACGGGCGTGGGTTCAAGGTGGCGCTCTGCTGGGCGCGCTCGACGCGGCCACTCAACCCCACGGGCTGGCCACGACGGCCGGCAACGTCTCGCATACCGGGGTCGGCGGTCTCACCCTGGGTGGCGGGATGGGCTGGCTCGCCCGGGAGTACGGCTTGTCGTGCGACAACGTGCTGTCGTGCGAGGTGGTGACCGCGGCCGGCGACGTCGTCCGCGCTTCGGCGGAGGAGAACGCCGAGCTGTTCTGGGGATTGCGTGGTGGTGGCGGGAACTTCGGCGTGGTGACGGAGTTCGAGTTCCAGCTGCACGAAACCGGTACGCGGGCACTTAGCGTTGAGCTGGAATTCCCGATCGCGGACGGGGTTGCGGATGCCGCGTCGGCGATGGGCCGCTGGCGCGACTTGGCCGCGACCGCGCCCCGCAGCGCGACGTACGCCGCGTCGGTGATGCGCGGCGTCGTGACCCTCGGCTTCGTTTGGGTCGGCGATCCGGCGGAGGGTCGGGAGCACGCCCGGGCCCTTGAGACGCTCGGCCGGCCAAGCGAGCGGCGAGTGGTGGAGCTGTCGTACCTCGACCTCCAGCGCCGCGAGGACAGCATCGAGGGGCACGCCATCCGCCGCTACTGGAAGGGACACTACTTCCACGAACTCACCGACAGCGCGATCGACGTACTCCTCAAGCACGACCCGTCCGTGGGCGCCAGCCTCCAGGCGTACGGCGGGGCGATCGCGGAGGTGCCGGACGACGCCATGGCGTTCAGCCAGCGCGCGACCGCCTTCGAGTACGTCGGCGCCGCCCGCTGGACGGACCCGGCCGAGGACGCGACCCGGATCGCGACCGCCCGGGAAAGCGCGGCCGGGCTGGAGCCGTTCGCGAGCGGCGCGTACGTCAACGTGCTCGGCGACGACGGCGTGGCCGGCGTCCGACGCGCCTACCCGCCCGCGAAGCTGGCCCGGCTGACCGCGCTCAAGGACGCCGTCGACCCGGACAACCTCTTCCACCTCAACCAGAACATCCCGCCAAGCACGGCGGCCCACTCGTGA
- a CDS encoding VOC family protein, which yields MRTLFVAYRVSDLERSLAFYTALGYVELGRVAFDDGGRLALLSFPEEPVATLELVYRPNAGPVDVGGFDHLAIQTDDLAETLATLTGRGLIPGPTELPGGPDGPQITWLEDPDGYQIELVEWPPGHSYGLTAADFANAPSDPGKEASPDQ from the coding sequence GTGAGGACGCTGTTCGTCGCCTACCGCGTCTCCGACCTCGAACGGTCGCTCGCCTTCTACACCGCGCTGGGGTACGTCGAACTCGGCCGAGTCGCATTCGACGACGGCGGCCGCCTCGCCCTCCTCAGCTTCCCCGAGGAGCCAGTTGCCACGCTCGAGCTGGTCTACCGCCCCAACGCCGGCCCGGTCGACGTCGGCGGCTTCGACCACCTGGCGATCCAGACCGACGACCTCGCGGAGACGCTAGCGACGCTGACCGGCCGCGGCCTGATCCCAGGCCCGACCGAGCTGCCGGGCGGCCCCGACGGACCGCAGATCACCTGGCTCGAGGATCCGGACGGCTACCAGATCGAGCTCGTCGAATGGCCACCCGGCCACTCATACGGCCTGACCGCAGCCGACTTCGCCAACGCCCCTAGCGATCCCGGCAAGGAGGCGTCACCGGATCAGTAG
- a CDS encoding serine hydrolase — translation MTTPTTYRQPAYVASTADLLAVAEAIHTQWQQVGATGHLLAQNLDTTAEFGFDVDNAVPLASVAKVPLALVVLDEIATGVLDPATPVTIDPETKSVGPTGVAAFRHPVTIAVGDLLHQMLTVSDNASADALLDLVDVQTIDARLREWGCDGVRLRHRLQRMYECVAGVAGDDFGLAMELAIRDDAVGLYSIETLDPAHANAGTARALVDLLQRIWLDRISQPSATAELRRLMGMQLFKHRLSSDLQLDTVRVSGKTGTFLHLRHEIGVITSDSGDRIAIAALTRSQRRADIAHDIDLAIGSAARTAFEALRT, via the coding sequence ATGACAACACCGACGACCTACCGCCAGCCGGCGTACGTCGCGAGTACGGCGGACCTGCTGGCCGTTGCCGAGGCGATCCACACCCAATGGCAGCAGGTCGGCGCGACCGGCCACCTGCTGGCCCAGAATCTCGACACCACTGCCGAATTCGGGTTCGACGTCGACAACGCCGTACCGCTCGCCTCGGTCGCGAAGGTCCCCCTCGCGTTGGTCGTGCTGGACGAGATCGCGACCGGCGTACTCGATCCGGCGACGCCCGTCACGATCGACCCGGAGACCAAGAGCGTCGGCCCGACCGGCGTGGCCGCGTTCCGGCATCCGGTGACGATCGCGGTCGGCGATCTGCTGCACCAGATGCTGACCGTCAGCGACAACGCCAGCGCGGACGCATTGCTCGACCTCGTCGACGTACAGACGATCGACGCACGCCTGCGCGAATGGGGATGCGACGGCGTCCGCCTCCGCCATCGGCTGCAACGGATGTACGAATGCGTCGCGGGAGTCGCCGGCGACGACTTCGGGCTCGCCATGGAGCTCGCGATCCGCGATGACGCCGTCGGCCTCTACTCGATCGAGACCCTCGACCCGGCTCATGCGAACGCCGGTACCGCCCGAGCCCTGGTCGACCTACTGCAACGGATCTGGCTCGACCGCATCTCCCAGCCGAGTGCCACCGCCGAGCTACGTCGCCTGATGGGCATGCAACTCTTCAAGCACCGACTCTCAAGTGACCTTCAACTCGACACCGTCCGAGTCAGCGGCAAAACCGGCACCTTCCTCCACCTCCGCCACGAAATCGGCGTCATCACGTCCGACTCCGGCGACCGCATCGCCATCGCCGCCCTCACCCGCTCCCAACGCCGAGCCGACATAGCCCACGACATCGACCTAGCCATCGGCTCCGCCGCCCGCACCGCCTTCGAAGCCCTCCGCACCTGA
- a CDS encoding LysR family transcriptional regulator: MDLLAHLEAYVVITEEGSFSAAADVLHIPQPVLSRRIKILEQHLGGDLFDRSRRQITSTDLGIQLLPHAKDVLSRVDHLHQMARTALASTAHALGVPPDCDPAALARVIRAGADRGITIGVHELSADDRAVGLADGSLAVALLRVPPEAAAYDVPLGLAAAKPLTGSFGRRSVHLESLRPRRGAGPAAAPAILLTGEDGIGFAAERFRKAAARAGLPEGRVRDVASVASAVAETLAGDALLLCAEPLALRYNLAWSALADPTLHRGYELAVATRRVGNPLVLDWLEPLLAEAIGSQSAAPYAQHDTRHDTSQGARQGTKPDAKPGTTNRADEPDQRARLAAHG; encoded by the coding sequence ATGGACCTGCTCGCCCATCTCGAGGCGTACGTCGTGATCACGGAGGAAGGCAGCTTTTCCGCGGCCGCCGACGTGCTGCACATTCCGCAGCCGGTGCTGAGTCGGCGGATCAAGATCCTCGAGCAGCATCTCGGCGGCGATCTCTTCGACCGTTCCCGACGGCAGATCACCAGCACCGATCTCGGCATCCAGTTGCTGCCGCATGCGAAGGACGTGCTGAGCCGCGTCGACCACCTCCATCAAATGGCCCGCACCGCGCTGGCCTCGACCGCGCACGCCCTCGGCGTACCGCCCGACTGCGATCCGGCCGCCCTGGCCCGCGTGATCCGCGCCGGCGCCGACCGCGGCATCACGATCGGCGTGCACGAGTTGTCCGCCGACGACCGGGCGGTCGGCCTCGCGGACGGCTCGCTGGCGGTCGCGCTGCTGCGGGTACCACCCGAGGCGGCGGCGTACGACGTACCGCTTGGCCTGGCAGCCGCCAAGCCGTTGACCGGGTCATTCGGACGGCGATCGGTGCACTTGGAAAGCCTGCGGCCCCGGCGAGGTGCTGGGCCCGCAGCTGCGCCGGCGATCCTGCTCACCGGCGAGGACGGGATCGGCTTCGCGGCCGAGCGCTTCCGCAAGGCCGCCGCGCGTGCGGGGCTGCCCGAGGGACGCGTTCGCGACGTCGCGTCGGTCGCCAGCGCAGTCGCCGAGACGCTCGCGGGTGATGCGTTGTTGCTCTGCGCCGAACCGCTCGCCCTGCGGTACAACTTGGCGTGGTCCGCCTTGGCAGACCCGACGCTCCACCGGGGCTACGAGCTAGCGGTGGCCACCCGGCGAGTCGGCAACCCACTCGTCCTCGACTGGCTCGAGCCCCTGCTCGCGGAGGCGATCGGCAGCCAGTCGGCAGCGCCCTACGCCCAGCACGACACGAGGCATGACACGAGCCAGGGCGCGAGGCAAGGCACGAAACCCGACGCGAAGCCTGGCACGACGAACCGAGCCGACGAACCAGACCAACGCGCCCGATTGGCGGCCCACGGATGA
- the bla gene encoding class A beta-lactamase yields MKREISRRSLLGTGLAVSTTGLLAGSTLTGLPATATPPNENDATRSADAAASAQTYGAAYEELRKLEREHGARLGVYATNTLTGATIAYRADERFALCSTFKLLAAAAILRDRDCDGEFLDRVIHYTKKDLVVNSPITEKHVGKGMRVADLCHAAICYSDNTAGNLLLRQIGGPYGITRFCRSMGDLYTRLDRYEIELNTAIPGDVRDTTTPGSMGANLRRLVLGNALTPADRDQLTAWLKANTTSKKRFGAGLPAGWTLADKTGSGDYGTANDVGVTWTTAGTPLVLAVYTTKPAQDAIWDDALVANTARLLAKTLAPGE; encoded by the coding sequence ATGAAGCGCGAGATCTCCCGCCGTTCCCTGCTGGGCACCGGCCTGGCCGTCTCCACCACCGGCCTCCTGGCCGGCAGCACGCTCACTGGTCTGCCCGCTACCGCGACGCCGCCGAACGAGAACGACGCGACTCGATCCGCCGATGCGGCGGCGTCGGCCCAGACGTACGGGGCTGCCTATGAAGAGCTCCGCAAGTTGGAGCGGGAGCACGGCGCCCGGCTCGGCGTCTACGCGACGAACACCCTGACTGGCGCGACCATCGCTTATCGGGCGGACGAGCGGTTCGCGTTGTGCTCGACGTTCAAGCTGCTCGCGGCCGCGGCGATCTTGCGCGATCGGGACTGCGATGGGGAGTTCCTCGACCGGGTCATCCACTACACCAAGAAGGATCTGGTGGTGAACTCGCCGATCACCGAGAAGCACGTCGGCAAGGGCATGCGGGTCGCGGACCTGTGCCACGCCGCGATTTGCTACAGCGACAACACGGCGGGGAATCTGCTGTTGCGCCAGATCGGCGGGCCGTACGGCATCACGAGGTTCTGCCGGTCGATGGGTGACCTGTACACGCGGCTCGACCGGTACGAGATCGAGCTCAACACGGCCATCCCCGGCGACGTACGGGATACCACGACGCCCGGCTCGATGGGCGCCAACCTCCGCCGACTGGTCCTCGGCAATGCGCTCACGCCCGCCGATCGCGATCAGCTGACGGCGTGGCTGAAGGCCAACACCACCAGCAAGAAGCGGTTCGGCGCGGGCCTCCCGGCAGGGTGGACGCTCGCCGACAAGACAGGCTCAGGCGACTACGGCACCGCGAACGATGTCGGCGTCACGTGGACGACTGCCGGTACGCCGCTTGTCCTGGCGGTCTACACCACCAAGCCCGCACAAGACGCGATCTGGGACGACGCCCTAGTCGCCAACACGGCCCGCCTCCTCGCCAAAACCCTGGCGCCGGGCGAGTAG
- a CDS encoding MoaD/ThiS family protein: protein MSVSVRVPTILRAYTQGVSEVSVEGSNLSEVLESLDVSYPGIKSRVLDDAGELRRFVNIYVDNDDVRFAEGLQTSIKDGGQVSIIPAVAGG, encoded by the coding sequence GTGAGTGTGAGTGTGCGCGTTCCGACCATCCTGCGGGCCTACACCCAGGGCGTCTCCGAGGTCTCGGTAGAGGGCTCGAACCTGAGCGAGGTGCTCGAGTCGCTCGACGTGTCGTACCCGGGGATCAAGTCCCGGGTGCTCGACGACGCGGGCGAGCTGCGGCGATTCGTCAACATCTACGTCGACAACGACGACGTCCGCTTCGCCGAAGGCCTGCAGACGTCCATCAAGGACGGTGGCCAGGTCTCCATCATCCCCGCCGTCGCCGGCGGCTGA
- the thrC gene encoding threonine synthase → MSLTTAPATHTIREGAFGNATHLSCRACGAQSPLGPFYACMECFGPLEVGYSYGTVTREQIEAGPKNIWRYQPLLPVPTDVASFPNTEPGFTRLVKADNLARELGLKTLWVKDDSGNPTHSFKDRVVATALSATRELGLTVFACPSTGNLANAVAAAAARAGIRSVVFIPSDLERPKIITTAVYGGTLVAVDGNYDDVNKLASEIAGEEEGWAFVNVNVRPYYSEGSKTLAFEIAEQLGWRLPQQIVVPVASGSQLTKIDKGFTELQKLGLVDAAEYKVYGAQATGCSPVAQAFRDGHDVVKPVKPDTIAKSLAIGNPADGPYVLDVARRTGGAIEDVTDEEVIEGIQLLARTEGIFGETAGGVTVATLKKLIETGQLDPEAETVIINSGDGLKTLDAVADRVGPKVTIPATYDAFVKAGLQ, encoded by the coding sequence ATGAGCCTGACCACCGCTCCCGCGACACACACGATCCGCGAAGGCGCCTTCGGCAATGCCACGCATCTGAGCTGCCGGGCTTGTGGCGCGCAATCCCCGCTCGGCCCGTTCTACGCCTGTATGGAGTGCTTCGGTCCGCTCGAAGTCGGGTACTCCTACGGCACGGTGACCCGCGAGCAGATCGAGGCCGGACCCAAGAACATCTGGCGTTACCAGCCGCTGCTGCCGGTGCCGACCGATGTGGCGAGCTTCCCGAATACCGAGCCCGGTTTCACCCGCCTGGTCAAGGCCGACAACCTGGCTCGCGAGCTCGGCCTGAAGACCCTCTGGGTGAAGGACGACTCGGGCAACCCGACCCACTCCTTCAAGGACCGGGTCGTCGCGACCGCCCTGAGCGCCACCCGTGAGCTCGGGCTGACCGTCTTCGCCTGTCCCTCCACCGGCAACCTGGCCAACGCCGTCGCCGCCGCGGCGGCCCGGGCCGGCATCCGCTCGGTCGTGTTCATCCCGAGCGACCTCGAGCGGCCGAAGATCATCACCACCGCGGTGTACGGCGGCACGCTGGTCGCCGTTGACGGTAACTACGACGACGTGAACAAGCTGGCCTCCGAGATCGCCGGCGAGGAAGAGGGCTGGGCCTTCGTCAACGTCAACGTCCGGCCGTACTACTCCGAGGGTTCGAAGACGCTCGCCTTCGAGATCGCCGAGCAGCTCGGCTGGCGCCTGCCGCAGCAAATCGTCGTACCGGTCGCCTCGGGTTCGCAGCTCACCAAGATCGACAAGGGTTTCACCGAACTGCAGAAGCTCGGTCTCGTCGACGCCGCCGAATACAAGGTGTACGGCGCGCAGGCGACGGGCTGTTCCCCGGTCGCGCAGGCCTTCCGCGACGGCCACGACGTGGTCAAGCCGGTCAAGCCCGACACCATCGCGAAGTCGCTGGCGATCGGTAACCCGGCCGACGGGCCGTACGTGCTCGACGTGGCCCGCCGTACTGGTGGCGCGATCGAGGACGTCACGGACGAAGAGGTCATCGAGGGGATCCAGCTGCTGGCCCGGACCGAGGGCATCTTCGGCGAGACCGCGGGCGGGGTAACGGTCGCGACGCTGAAGAAGCTGATCGAGACCGGTCAGCTCGATCCCGAGGCCGAGACCGTCATCATCAACTCCGGCGACGGGCTGAAGACGCTCGACGCCGTCGCCGACCGGGTCGGCCCGAAGGTCACCATTCCCGCGACGTACGACGCTTTTGTGAAGGCAGGTCTGCAGTGA